A single Staphylococcus muscae DNA region contains:
- a CDS encoding NADPH-dependent FMN reductase, giving the protein MKGLIIVGSAQRGSHTNALAQYLKDQIESHNEEVTIFDLAEQPLHTLDFTGQNAVPENYQNNAERLRNLAREADFIILGTPNYHGSYSGILKNALDHLTMDDFKMKPVGLVNNSGGIVSAEPLSHLRLIVRSLLGIAVPTQIATHDSDYDKREDGTFYLSNDEFQLRAKLFIDQILSFANNSPYEHLK; this is encoded by the coding sequence ATGAAAGGACTTATTATTGTAGGAAGTGCACAACGAGGTTCTCATACGAATGCGTTAGCACAATATTTGAAAGATCAAATTGAATCACATAACGAAGAAGTAACAATTTTTGATTTGGCAGAACAGCCACTCCATACATTAGATTTTACTGGACAAAACGCAGTACCAGAAAACTATCAAAATAATGCGGAACGCTTGAGAAATTTAGCACGTGAAGCAGACTTCATTATTTTAGGAACGCCAAACTATCACGGTTCATACTCTGGTATTTTGAAAAATGCTTTAGACCATCTGACAATGGATGACTTCAAGATGAAACCGGTTGGATTAGTGAACAACAGTGGTGGTATCGTCAGTGCAGAACCACTTTCGCATTTACGTTTAATCGTGCGTTCATTACTTGGTATTGCGGTACCAACACAAATTGCAACACACGATTCAGATTATGATAAGCGAGAAGATGGTACATTTTATTTATCAAATGATGAGTTTCAGCTACGAGCTAAACTATTCATTGATCAAATTCTTTCATTTGCCAATAATAGCCCGTATGAACACTTAAAATAA
- a CDS encoding glycoside hydrolase family 3 protein: protein MATVDLTTKPYNLNPTQINWVENTIKNLTDEEKIGQLFFNLFSLEDSGDFNQSALTNEDILKKYHIGGARYQGGNKEQVQQLLNQLQAHSKLPLLIAANCDSGGNGACSDGTYIASAAQCEAAQNPIVAYNAGLVSGRESKALGVNVNFDPCVDILENWRNTIVNTRSYGTTADTVIKYTNAFIDGFRQTSDMITCIKHFPGDGTEERDQHLVLGVNEQSVEQWDHSFRKVYENHIKNGVEMIMAGHIALPSYSKKLNPSLTDRDILPATLSPELITDLLKDDMNFNGLVITDASHMLGMTAAMRREDYVPRAIAAGCDMFLFFNDIEEDFNFMLNGYKNGVITEERLHDALRRILGLKAKIHLPNRQKNNELTVPVSELEVIGCEEHQKMQSQAADLGITLVKNTLNQLPIRPETHKNIRLYMIEGEKDGIYKADQSVTDEIVRILESRGFNVTVNDGSTRIKGKTLAYREQVDAALVFANIIGYAAENNYRIRWSTAMSNEIPWYVHEVPTVFVSLNFTTHLHDATMVKAYINAYHSNKTNLESVIDKIMGESTFKGIPNDLVWTDKWQARL from the coding sequence ATGGCAACCGTTGATTTAACAACTAAACCTTATAATTTAAATCCCACTCAAATCAATTGGGTAGAAAATACAATTAAAAATTTAACAGATGAAGAGAAAATTGGGCAACTATTTTTCAATTTATTTTCTCTAGAAGACAGCGGTGATTTTAACCAATCTGCATTAACAAATGAAGACATTTTAAAAAAATACCATATTGGTGGCGCACGTTACCAAGGCGGTAATAAGGAACAAGTCCAACAACTATTAAATCAATTACAAGCACACAGTAAACTACCGCTTCTCATCGCTGCAAACTGTGATTCTGGTGGTAACGGTGCATGTTCAGATGGGACATATATCGCATCAGCCGCACAATGTGAAGCTGCACAAAACCCCATCGTTGCCTATAACGCTGGCCTTGTATCAGGACGTGAATCAAAAGCGCTTGGTGTTAATGTCAACTTTGATCCATGTGTAGACATTTTAGAAAACTGGCGTAATACAATTGTGAATACACGTAGTTATGGAACAACAGCTGATACAGTTATTAAATATACGAATGCATTTATAGATGGCTTCCGACAAACATCTGATATGATTACTTGCATCAAACATTTCCCGGGTGATGGTACAGAAGAACGTGATCAACACCTAGTTTTAGGTGTGAATGAACAGTCTGTTGAGCAATGGGATCATAGCTTTAGAAAAGTGTATGAAAATCATATTAAAAATGGTGTAGAAATGATTATGGCAGGGCACATTGCCCTTCCTTCATATTCTAAAAAGTTAAACCCATCATTAACTGACCGTGATATTTTACCTGCTACATTATCACCAGAATTGATTACCGATCTGTTGAAAGATGATATGAACTTCAATGGTCTTGTGATAACGGACGCAAGTCATATGTTAGGTATGACAGCAGCGATGAGACGTGAAGATTATGTACCACGTGCAATTGCTGCCGGCTGTGATATGTTCTTGTTCTTTAATGATATTGAAGAAGACTTTAACTTTATGCTGAACGGCTATAAGAATGGTGTTATAACAGAAGAACGTCTACATGATGCATTACGTCGTATTTTAGGACTCAAAGCTAAAATCCACTTACCAAACCGTCAAAAAAACAATGAACTCACAGTTCCTGTCTCAGAACTCGAAGTGATTGGATGTGAGGAACATCAAAAAATGCAAAGTCAAGCAGCTGATCTAGGTATTACGCTTGTTAAAAATACGTTAAATCAACTGCCAATTCGCCCTGAAACGCATAAAAATATTCGCCTTTATATGATAGAAGGTGAAAAAGATGGTATTTATAAAGCAGATCAATCTGTCACAGATGAAATTGTTCGTATTCTAGAATCTCGTGGTTTTAACGTGACTGTGAATGATGGTTCTACAAGAATCAAAGGTAAAACATTAGCGTATCGTGAACAAGTTGATGCTGCACTCGTCTTTGCTAACATAATTGGTTATGCTGCTGAAAATAACTATCGTATCCGTTGGTCAACAGCTATGAGTAACGAAATTCCTTGGTATGTACACGAAGTCCCTACCGTCTTCGTCTCATTGAACTTCACCACACATTTACATGATGCCACAATGGTCAAAGCTTATATCAACGCATATCATTCAAATAAGACGAACTTAGAATCTGTGATTGATAAAATAATGGGTGAAAGTACATTTAAAGGTATCCCAAATGACCTTGTTTGGACCGACAAATGGCAAGCACGTTTATAA